DNA from Ignavibacteriales bacterium:
CAAGAAGTAAGCGTAGGAGAGTTTGATAATGAGCGTTATACTGAAGTTGCACAAAGGGATCTTGAAATGGTAGAAATTAACGCAAACATTATTAAAAATGACAATGATGTATTCATATTTTTTTCGGATGAAGCCGATGGAGCACAAATAGTAATTTCAGGCACTCAAGTTGAAAAAGCTAAAAGAATACTTGACACAAAATTTGTTTATTAAAACAAAAAAAACTGGGCTATGAATACAAAAACAATAGGGATTATAATTATTGTAATAGGTTTGGTGATGAACCTCTATACCGGATTTAATTATGTGACAAGAGAAAAAGTTCTGGACATTGGTGGTATTGAGATCTCTGCAGATAAAAATCATTCAGTAAGCTGGGGTTCATTTATTGGAGTGGGGATAATGATAATAGGCGGAGTTGTTTTATTAGCCGGTAAAAAGAATTAATAGCTAGTGAATTTAAGCTAAAGTGATTCTCTCACCCAAAAGATGTAGTCCTTCTTTCATCCCTTCGCCCGATAGAATTACTTTCTCAATTTGCATACCTTAACCTTAGAGTTCTTCTTAGAATCTAATTAAAAAGGGTGATTAAATGTTTTACACTATAGCGATTGATCTTATTGTATTCTGGCTGCTTGGACTAATTGCATCAATTACACTAGGTGGTATTATTTACATACTTCCTGTAATAGCGATTGTAATGATACTTTTAAGTTTAATAAATGATCACCGTTTTATTCAATCAACAATTAAGGATTTGATGAACACTACAAATGAAAAGAACGAAACTAAAATATAAAATTTAGAATGAACGCTTTATAAAAAGTAATCTACTGTAAACGATTAATTAACAGAATGAGGAAAAAATGAAAAAAATAATTTACTTGCTTGTAGTGCTTGGTCTGGTTGCAATGAGTCAACCTAACTATGCACAATTTAAAGACTGGGGAACAAAATTTGGTTTCCGTGGAAGTATTCTATTTCCGGAAAATGAATTCGCGAATTTGGGATTTAGTGGAAATGATAATTTCTCTTTCGATTGGTTCAAAACTTCCTGGCTTGGTGAGGGATACTTTGCAGTTGAATTAAACAATGCCCTAGAAATGTCATTAAACGCCGGTTATGGGAAATATGCTGGTTTGGCATATATGGATAACATCAATACAGGATTTGGAGAATATGAATCTTCAATCATCCCAATTTCACTAAGATTCAAAGTAAGTCCTTTTGATTCTAAAGGATGGAATCCTTATGCCTTTATTGGTGGTGGAATAATGCATTATAGTATTGACACAAAACCAAGCATTTTTGGAAAACCAATTGAAGAAGATGGCTGGGTTGCAATACTTCCTATTGGAGTGGGTATAGAAGTTGCCCTAGGTGAAAGAGTACTTTTAGATTTTGGATTAGGCGGAGCACTGTCTTCTACTTATTATTTAGATGGTTACAGAGCCCTATCTGAAGATTCCTGGGATTCTTACTATAATGTTTCTTTAGGTTTAACCTTTACGGGTGAAAACTGTAAATCTGATAAAGATAATGATGGACTTGGTAAATGTTTAGAACAGCAAATTGGAACCGACCCTAATAACCCTGATACAGATGGCGACGGATTAAATGACGGTGAAGAATATCTCACCTACAAAACCAATCCATTAATAGCAGATACAGACGGTGATGGTTTAGGGGATGCTAATGAAGTAAAAGTTACAAAAACTGATCCGCTTATTCCAGATACGGACAATGATGGATTGAAAGATGGTGAAGAAGTTAACAAATACAAAACAGATCCTTTAAAGGCTGATACCGATGGTGATGGCTTAAAAGATGGTGATGAAGTATTAAAATACAAGACAAATCCATTAAAAGCAGATACTGACGGTGAGGGTTTAACAGATGGTAAAGAAGTTAACGGCATAAACGTTGAAATTAAAGTTGTAGGGAACCCAGTTATAACAAAACTATTTAAGACTGATCCTTTAAAAGTTGATACAGATGGTGACGGTTTAACTGACTATGCAGAAGTAAATACTCACAAAACAGATCCTTTAAATGTTGATACAGACGGCGGGACAATTGATGACGGTACAGAAGTAAAACGCGGTACAGATCCACTTGATCCTTCAGATGATATTATAAAAATAAATGTTCCTATCGTTCTTGAAGGTATTACATTTGCATTCAATAAATCTGAAATCACTCCTGAATCGGATAATGTTCTGATGGGTGCTCTTAAAACATTAAAAACGTATCCTGATATCATAGTTGAAATAAGTGGTCATACGGATAATGTTGGCAGCAATGCATACAACCAAAAATTATCTCAGAGAAGAGCTGATGCCGTGAAAGCATGGCTTGTTGCAAAAGGTATTCCTTCTGAAAGAATAACCTCTGTTGGGTATGGAGAAGAACATCCAAGAGTTGCAAACGATACAGAAGATAATATGAGATTAAATCGACGAATTGAGTTTAAACGAATAAAGTAGTTTGCTCTTAATTTAAAAAAGGGTGTCTTCCAGGACACCCTTTTTTATTTATAGCTTAACAGAATTGTTTTGCGACAGGATATTATAAAATATTTTCAAAATTCAATAGGATAAAAATATGTTAAAAATGATGAAAGATTTACCTGACAATATTCTAGGTGTTTCCGCAGAAGGTAAAATAACCGGAACAGATTATGAAACTGTTTTAATTCCTGCTGTTGAGAAAAAATTGAAAGCAAACAAAAAAATCCGGATGATATACCAGCTTGGAAGCAACTTTACCGGATTCGATCTAAATGCTATGCTTGATGATGCTAAGATAGGAATGAAACATCTATCTTCATGGGAAAAGATTGCATTGGTATCTGATCATGAACTTGTAAATACTTTTGCAAAATTCTTTGGTTATATGCTTTCCTGTGAACTTCGTATATATAAAAATTCTGAATTGGATGAAGCAAAAAATTGGATCAAAGAAAATTGAAATGAGAAAACCAGATATAAAAACCAAAACTGATCCATCCAGATCGCCCGAACAGAAATCACATTCAAAAGAAGATTTGAAATCTGTGCCTTTAGCAGGAGTGGAGAAGAAATTAGAGACTTCGTCAGACGGTTTTAGTTAAACTCTGGATCGACTTTGTTTGAAATAACATAACTCAAAATGGATTGTAAAACTGTTAACTCTACTTGGTTATAATCAGTATGTGATTTTGGGACAACCTTTAAATGGAATGTGCCAACTAACCCAAAAGATGTAGATCCTTTTTCATCCTAATGATCGATTGATTTTTAATTTGCAAAAGTTGAATATAACCCCAGAGAAGAGACTATAATTCTATAATAAACTATTATACTCAAGGAGTATGAAATGAATATCCTAATGGTTTACCCAATGTATCCAGACACGTTCTGGAGTTTTAAACATGCTTTAAAGTTTGTATCAAAGAAAGCAAGCTTTCCGCCATTAGGACTATTAACAGTTGCCGCAATGCTGCCCAAAGATTGGAATAAAAGACTAATCGATATGAATGCTAATAACTTGACAAACGATGATATTCTTTGGGCAGATTTTGTTTTTATTAGTGCGATGTCAATACAAAGTGAGTCTGCTGATGAAGTGATTCAAAGATGTAAAAAGTTAGATGCCAAAATTGTTGCCGGCGGGCCATTATTTACCAGCAGCTCCGAACTTTATGAAAATATTGACTACCTGGTTCTAAATGAAGCAGAAATTACTCTTCCGCAGTTTATAAAAGATCTGCAAGAAGGAAAGCCTAAGCATAAATACACTTCGGAAAATTGGGCGGATATTACTTCTAC
Protein-coding regions in this window:
- a CDS encoding STAS/SEC14 domain-containing protein, with translation MLKMMKDLPDNILGVSAEGKITGTDYETVLIPAVEKKLKANKKIRMIYQLGSNFTGFDLNAMLDDAKIGMKHLSSWEKIALVSDHELVNTFAKFFGYMLSCELRIYKNSELDEAKNWIKEN
- a CDS encoding OmpA family protein, with amino-acid sequence MKKIIYLLVVLGLVAMSQPNYAQFKDWGTKFGFRGSILFPENEFANLGFSGNDNFSFDWFKTSWLGEGYFAVELNNALEMSLNAGYGKYAGLAYMDNINTGFGEYESSIIPISLRFKVSPFDSKGWNPYAFIGGGIMHYSIDTKPSIFGKPIEEDGWVAILPIGVGIEVALGERVLLDFGLGGALSSTYYLDGYRALSEDSWDSYYNVSLGLTFTGENCKSDKDNDGLGKCLEQQIGTDPNNPDTDGDGLNDGEEYLTYKTNPLIADTDGDGLGDANEVKVTKTDPLIPDTDNDGLKDGEEVNKYKTDPLKADTDGDGLKDGDEVLKYKTNPLKADTDGEGLTDGKEVNGINVEIKVVGNPVITKLFKTDPLKVDTDGDGLTDYAEVNTHKTDPLNVDTDGGTIDDGTEVKRGTDPLDPSDDIIKINVPIVLEGITFAFNKSEITPESDNVLMGALKTLKTYPDIIVEISGHTDNVGSNAYNQKLSQRRADAVKAWLVAKGIPSERITSVGYGEEHPRVANDTEDNMRLNRRIEFKRIK
- a CDS encoding lmo0937 family membrane protein translates to MFYTIAIDLIVFWLLGLIASITLGGIIYILPVIAIVMILLSLINDHRFIQSTIKDLMNTTNEKNETKI